The Caulobacter vibrioides sequence TCGAGGAGACGGCGGCGGCGGTGATTAACCTGCTGTCCGGAGGACGCGGCAAGGTCGAGGTGTTGGGATGAGCCTGACGCCCGTCACCCTGGCCTCGCAGAGTTCGGCGCGCCAGATGATCCTGAAGAACGCCGGCGTCCTCTTCGAGGCCGTCAGCCCTGGGGTCGATGAGGACGCCGCCAAGGCCGGGCTGCTCGCCGAGAACGTTACGCCGCGCGACATCGCCGACGCCCTGGCCGAGATGAAAGCCGTCAAGGTCTCGACCAAGCGGCCAGGCCTAGTGATCGGCGCTGATCAAACCCTCGACCTGAAGGGGCACCTGATCGACAAGGCCGGTTCGCTGGATGAAGCCCGCGCCCGCCTCCTTGAGCTGCGCGGAACCACCCACAAACTGCACTCGGCCGTGGTCGTGGCGCGGGACGGCCGGCCGATCTGGCGGATCGTCGAGACCGCCAAGCTGTCGGTGCGACCCTTCAGCGACGCCTGGCTCGACCGCTATATAGAGCGTCGCGGCGAGGCGCTGCTCTGGTCGGTCGGCTGCTATGAGCTGGAGAGCGAGGGCGTTCAGCTCTTCGACGAGATCAACGGCGACTATTTCACGATCCTGGGCCTGCCTCTGGTCGGTCTGCTCGATTTCCTGCGCCTTCATGGAGCCCTGGCGGCATGAGCCATGTCATCACCGGCGGCGCCATTGTCGGCGGCGTCTGCGGTCAGCCGATCACCCATTCGATGAGCCCGGTGATCCACAACGCCTGGATCGCAGCGGCCGGCCTCGACGCGGCCTATGTTCCATTCGCCCCGGCGGCGGATCAGTTCGAGACCTTTGTCGATGGTTTGCGGGGCGGCGCGGTGCGCGGGCTTAACGTCACCATCCCCTTCAAGGAACGGGCGCTGGCCGTCGCCGACACCGCCAGCGATCTGGCGCGGATGGCCGGGGCGGCCAATCTGTTGCTGTTCAGTGAGGACGGCCGCGTCCATGCCGACAATACCGACGGTCCGGGCCTGTTGGGCGCGATCGCAATCCAGGCGCCGGGCTTCGACGTCACGGCCGCACCGGTGGTCATTCTCGGCGCCGGCGGCGCGGCCCGGGGGGCGGTTGCGGCCCTGCTGCTGGCCGGCGCGCCGCGCATAGCTGTCGTCAACCGCACTGTCGCGCGCGCCGAGGAGCTGGCCGACACGTTCGGAGAGAGGGTCGTGGCCAAGGGTGAAGACGCCCTCCCCGCCCTGCTGCCCGAAGCGGGGTTGGTCATTAACGCCACCTCCCTAGGTCTGGGTGGTGGGTCAGGCCCCGCCGCCGACCTGACCTTGACCCCCAAGACCGCCGTCGTGATGGACATGGTGTATAAGCCGCTGCGGACCGAGTTCCTGCGCCGCGCCGAGGCCGCTGGTCGCCGCACGGTGGACGGGCTGGAGATGCTGCTGCGTCAGGCGATCCCCACCTTTGAAGCCATCTATGGTCAGGCCCCCTCCCCTGCGGTCGACGTTCGGGTCCTGGCGCTCAAGCTCCTGGGCGAGGTCTGAAATGTTGATCCTTGGGCTGACCGGTTCGATCGGCATGGGCAAGTCGACGACCTCCAAGATGTTCCAGGACGAAGGCGTGCCGGTCTATGACGCCGACGCGGCCGTCCACGCCCTGTACGCGACGGGCGGAGCCGCCGTGGGGCCGGTTGAGGCGGCCTTTCCCGGCGTCGTCGTGAACGGGGCGATCGATCGAGCCAAGCTGAGCGCCCAGGTCGTTGGAAATTCCGAGGCCCTCGCCAAGCTGGAGGCGATCGTCCACCCGCTGGTGGGCGCCCACCGCATCGGCTTCTTTGAGCAGGCCAAGGCCGAGGGCCATGAAATCGTCGTGCTCGACATCCCGCTGCTGTTCGAAACGGGCGGCGAAAAGCGGGTCGACAGGGTGGTGGTGGTGTCGGCTCCGGCCGATGTTCAGCGCGCGCGGGTCCTGGCCCGCCCGGAGATGACGCCGGAGAAGTTCGAGGCCATCCTGGCCCGCCAGACGCCAGACGCCGAGAAGCGCGCACGCGCCGATTTCGTCATCGACACAGGGCAAGGCCTCGATCACGCCCGCCAGCAGGTCCGCGACCTTCTGACTCTGTTGAGAACCGCCCGCTCGGCTTGAAGCCGACCGCGAACGGCTCCATGGAAGGGGCCATGGCCCGCGAGATCATCCTCGATACCGAAACCACCGGCTTCGACCCGAAGACCGGCGACCGCCTGGTCGAAATCGGCTGTATCGAGGTCGTCGATTTCATGCCCACCGGTCGCTCTTTCCATGAGTACTGCGACCCGTTGCGCGACATGCCGGCCGAGGCCGAGAAGGTGCACGGCCTGTCCAGCGCCTTCCTGACGGGCAAGCCGAAGTTCCACGAGATCGCCGATCGCTTCCTGGATTTTGTCGGCGACAGCGTCGTGGTGGCCCACAACGCCGCCTTCGACCGCCAGTTCGTCAATTTCGAACTGGAAAAGTGCGGCAAGGCCCCGATCCACGAGGAGCGCTGGGTCGACACCCTGGCCATGGCCAAGAAGCGCTTTCCGGGCATGTACAACTCGCTCGACGCGCTCTGTAAGCGGTTCAAGATCAGCCTGGAGAGCCGCGACAAGCACGGCGCCCTGATCGACGCCCACCTGCTGGCCGAGGTCTATCTGGAGCTTCAGGGCGGTAAGGAACGCGCCCTGGAGCTGACCCATTCGGTTGGCGTCTTGGCGGTTTCGGCTGCGGTTCAAGGCGCCTATGGCGCCCGCCCCCGACCGCTCGCGCCGCGCTCCACCGACGCCGAGCGGGAGATTCACGCGGCCTGGGTCCGCAAGAACCTCAAGGACAAGGCGCTCTGGATCCAGTTCGGCGTCGTCCCCGCCGAAGGCTAGCGGCGACCCGATCGGTTTCTGGTCGTCAGCCTTGATCGCGGGCGAAGCTACGCGCCGACTTGGGCGGTCGGGGGGGCTCCCCAACGCCATCGGGCTCTCTATAACTGCGCCTGCTCAAGCAGGAGACTATGATGGCCCAGTTCCAGACCCTGATCGTCGAGGCGCCGGAAAGCGCGCCGGGCGTCGCCCTCATCCGCCTGAACCGGCCTGAGGCGCTGAACGCCCTCAACACCGCTCTGCTCGGCGAACTGGCACAGGCGCTGGCGGCGGCCGAGGCCGATGACGGCGTGGGCTGCATTGTGCTGACCGGCTCGGCCAAGGCCTTCGCCGCCGGCGCCGACATCAAGGAGATGTCGGACAAGACCTATGCGCAGATGTTCAAGGCCGACTTCTTCACCGCTGGCGCGCGGGCGATCGAACAGTGCCGCAAGCCGATCATCGCCGCGGTCGCCGGCTACGCGCTGGGCGGCGGTTGCGAGCTGGCGATGATGTGCGACTTCATCCTGGCGGCCGACACCGCCAAGTTCGGCCAGCCAGAGATCAATCTGGGCGTGGCGCCTGGCATTGGCGGCACTCAGCGTCTGACCCGCTTTGTCGGCAAGTCCAAGGCCATGGACATGATCCTGACCGGCCGGATGATGGGCGCAGAGGAAGCCGAGCGCTCGGGTCTGGTGTCGCGCATCTTCCCCGCCGACAGCCTGATCGATGAGACCCTGGCGATCGCCGCGAAGATCGCCAGTCAGTCGCCGCTGGCCGTGGCTATGAACAAGGAATTGGTCGAAGCCGCCTATGAAACGACCCTGACAACCGGCGTGGCGCTGGAGCGTCGACTGTTCCATTCGCTGTTTGCGTTCGAAGATCAGAAGGAAGGCATGACAGCCTTCGTCGAGAAGCGTAAACCCGCGTTCAAGGGCGCGTGATCCAGAACCGAAACGGTGACGGCGAAGCGGCCTCGGGAATCCTGCCTGTGGACCGTTGACCCCGGCCAGCGCTTCCCGTATATCCGCGCGCTCACATTTCCACCTGCTTCGCGGCCGCCCGCGCGGCTGTCCGTTTGAAGGTCCGACCAATGGCCAATAATCCCGGCGCCAAGAAAGCGATCCGCAAGATCGCTCGCCGCACCGAAGTCAACACCGCTCGCCGCTCGCGCGTTCGTACCTTCCTGCGCAAGTTCGAAGACGCGATCGCCAAGGGTGACGTGGCCGTCGCCAAGGCCGCGTTCGTCGAGGCTCAGTCCGAGCTGATGCGCGCCGTTTCGAAGGGTGTGGTTCACCCCAACACGGGCTCGCGCAAGGTCTCGCGTCTGGCCGCGCGTCTGAAGAAGTTGGACAAGGCCGCAGCCTAGTCAAGATTCTGGACGAACCTCGTTCGTCTAATCTTTTCAAATAGTTACAGAAGCCGATCAGGGAGACCTGGTCGGCTTTTGCTTTGAATCCAACGCTCTATTTCTAGTGTTGCAATCTGTGATCTGAGTAGTCGGTGACGCTATTCCCTTGCGGGGCGAGGGGCTCTCGCGAGTCAACAGAAATATCCGCGATCGGACGCAAGTTTTCCGTTTGACCGGCCCCCTCCGCTGGCTAGTTTAAGGGCCTCAACGCTCTTCCAGTCTTGGACGAAACAAGGCGGCGGCGGACCCATCGTGTTCGCCGAGTAAGAACCTGTGTGCGTTGGGAAAAACGGTCGCGCGCCATGGGGGGCGGCGGCTGAATTATGCGGCGATTGTTTTTGTGCAAGGCGGTGGACGAATGACCATGAAGGGCGGGGTTGCCAGCCAGGACTTCTCGGCGGCGATCGCGGCGGCTTGCGAGCCGGCGGCGAACGTGTGGTCGAAAGTTTGCGTGGCGTTGAAGCGCGAGCTGGGTGACGCGGCCTTCGGGTCGTGGATCGCGCCGGCCATGTTGCGCGAAGCCGCCACCGGCGACGTCGTCCTCGTGACGTCTACGGGCATCGCCCGCGACTGGATCCGTCGCAGCGCCTGGCGGCGTATTGGCGAACTGTGGGCCGCTCATGATGCGACCGGTCGTCGCATCGACCTGAAGTCGCGCCTCGAGTTCGAAGCCGCCGCAGGCGTCTATGTCGAGGCGGCCCCCAAGGCTATGGCCGCTGAACCGATCGAAATCGTCCTGCCCGTCTCCTCCGACGCGCCGAGCGTTGTGGCGCCCAGCGCCAAGTCGCCGCGCACCCAGGGCCTGCAGGAACGCTTCACCTTCGAGACCTTCGTCCCGGGCCCGGCCAATGAGTTCGCGCACGCCGTGGCGCGGCGGATCGCCAATTGGGCGGACGGTCACTTCAATCCCGTGCTGTTCCACGGCCCCTACGGTTTCGGCAAGACGCACCTGCTGAACGCCCTGGCCTGGGAAGCCATGCGCAATGCGCCGGAAA is a genomic window containing:
- a CDS encoding Maf family protein, with the translated sequence MSLTPVTLASQSSARQMILKNAGVLFEAVSPGVDEDAAKAGLLAENVTPRDIADALAEMKAVKVSTKRPGLVIGADQTLDLKGHLIDKAGSLDEARARLLELRGTTHKLHSAVVVARDGRPIWRIVETAKLSVRPFSDAWLDRYIERRGEALLWSVGCYELESEGVQLFDEINGDYFTILGLPLVGLLDFLRLHGALAA
- the aroE gene encoding shikimate dehydrogenase, encoding MSHVITGGAIVGGVCGQPITHSMSPVIHNAWIAAAGLDAAYVPFAPAADQFETFVDGLRGGAVRGLNVTIPFKERALAVADTASDLARMAGAANLLLFSEDGRVHADNTDGPGLLGAIAIQAPGFDVTAAPVVILGAGGAARGAVAALLLAGAPRIAVVNRTVARAEELADTFGERVVAKGEDALPALLPEAGLVINATSLGLGGGSGPAADLTLTPKTAVVMDMVYKPLRTEFLRRAEAAGRRTVDGLEMLLRQAIPTFEAIYGQAPSPAVDVRVLALKLLGEV
- the coaE gene encoding dephospho-CoA kinase (Dephospho-CoA kinase (CoaE) performs the final step in coenzyme A biosynthesis.) gives rise to the protein MLILGLTGSIGMGKSTTSKMFQDEGVPVYDADAAVHALYATGGAAVGPVEAAFPGVVVNGAIDRAKLSAQVVGNSEALAKLEAIVHPLVGAHRIGFFEQAKAEGHEIVVLDIPLLFETGGEKRVDRVVVVSAPADVQRARVLARPEMTPEKFEAILARQTPDAEKRARADFVIDTGQGLDHARQQVRDLLTLLRTARSA
- the dnaQ gene encoding DNA polymerase III subunit epsilon, which encodes MAREIILDTETTGFDPKTGDRLVEIGCIEVVDFMPTGRSFHEYCDPLRDMPAEAEKVHGLSSAFLTGKPKFHEIADRFLDFVGDSVVVAHNAAFDRQFVNFELEKCGKAPIHEERWVDTLAMAKKRFPGMYNSLDALCKRFKISLESRDKHGALIDAHLLAEVYLELQGGKERALELTHSVGVLAVSAAVQGAYGARPRPLAPRSTDAEREIHAAWVRKNLKDKALWIQFGVVPAEG
- a CDS encoding enoyl-CoA hydratase, which encodes MAQFQTLIVEAPESAPGVALIRLNRPEALNALNTALLGELAQALAAAEADDGVGCIVLTGSAKAFAAGADIKEMSDKTYAQMFKADFFTAGARAIEQCRKPIIAAVAGYALGGGCELAMMCDFILAADTAKFGQPEINLGVAPGIGGTQRLTRFVGKSKAMDMILTGRMMGAEEAERSGLVSRIFPADSLIDETLAIAAKIASQSPLAVAMNKELVEAAYETTLTTGVALERRLFHSLFAFEDQKEGMTAFVEKRKPAFKGA
- the rpsT gene encoding 30S ribosomal protein S20, which translates into the protein MANNPGAKKAIRKIARRTEVNTARRSRVRTFLRKFEDAIAKGDVAVAKAAFVEAQSELMRAVSKGVVHPNTGSRKVSRLAARLKKLDKAAA